The proteins below come from a single Micromonospora citrea genomic window:
- a CDS encoding YciI family protein, which produces MEFFCYHRDRRDSLALRAELLEEHWSYMDRYAAEMIARGPTFAPDGETPTGSVHIVDLPDAAAARAFALDEPNYQAGAYRDVLLRRWHNTLGRTMWDLPGGRSGGDRYLVLGLGAGEAADREPNGDRDDLIAYGPLLSDDGAAWLGTAALTRAAGPAEARALLTPDRYADIEVHLWTFGGRRP; this is translated from the coding sequence ATGGAGTTCTTCTGCTACCACCGCGACCGGCGGGATTCCCTGGCGCTGCGCGCCGAGCTGCTCGAGGAGCACTGGTCCTACATGGACCGGTACGCGGCGGAGATGATCGCCCGCGGCCCGACCTTCGCCCCCGACGGGGAGACGCCGACCGGCAGCGTGCACATCGTCGACCTGCCCGATGCCGCCGCCGCCCGGGCGTTCGCCCTCGACGAGCCCAACTACCAGGCTGGCGCGTACCGCGACGTGCTGCTGCGCCGCTGGCACAACACGCTGGGGCGCACGATGTGGGACCTCCCCGGCGGCCGGAGCGGTGGAGACCGGTACCTGGTGCTCGGTCTCGGCGCGGGGGAGGCCGCCGACCGCGAGCCGAACGGGGACCGGGACGACCTGATCGCGTACGGGCCGCTGCTGTCCGACGACGGCGCCGCCTGGCTGGGCACGGCGGCCCTGACCAGGGCGGCGGGCCCGGCCGAGGCGCGGGCGCTGCTGACCCCGGACCGGTACGCCGACATCGAGGTGCACCTCTGGACGTTCGGCGGTCGGCGGCCCTAA